DNA from Algisphaera agarilytica:
AACGCGTCGAGGATCACCCCACGCACATCCGTGCACGGCCGCGGCGTCTCCGACACGCCTGTGCCGATCAGAAGCGGCTGCAACTCCGATGGGTTGTTGATGCGCCCGTGTGTGCCACGCACCAGATCGGTGTCGAGCGGGGTGACGTCCATGAGTTGTCGGAAGCCGAGTTTCTTGCGCAGCAGCTTCCACGCGATCGCGGCCTTGCCTTTGTCCGCGAACAGCTCGCGCGGGTCGTAGCCTGGCTTGCGGTGGATGTCGACGGTGCGGGCGAAGTCCGGGGCCTTGCTCTCATCTAGCCAATAGTCGTAGGTGAACCACCGTCCCGGGTCCGCAACGAGCACGGTGTTGCCCGCGCGCGGGTGCTCCATCTCCACCGGCTGACATCCGGGGATGAGCGGCAGCTCCAGGCCGGGCTCGTGGTACACGTGGGCAATCTGGTGATCTGCCACCGCGAACGCCCGGCAGGCCCCGGGGTCGAGCAACTCGCCGCCGTCTTCTTCACGGACTTGAAGCAGCCCGGCCCCACGCAGCATCTGGTTGATGTTGATCGCGGCGTCCTGCGGGAGCGTGGGCTCGATGCCGTACTCGCTGAGCAGGACGACGCGGACATCACGCTTGGCGTAGTGATCGAGCAGGTCGCCCACCACCGCGTCAACCTCGGCAACATGTTGCGGGATGTCGGCGTGATCGGGGCCTAGCTTCTGCAGGCCGTAGTCGAGGTGGGGCAGGTAGACGAGGCTGAGCGAGGGCTGGTGCCACTGATCCACCCGCATCGCGGCGTCGGCGATCCACCGCGTCGAGGTGATGTCGGCCAGCGGCCCCCAGAAGCGGAACAGCGGGAAGGTGCCGAGCTCGGCTTGCAGGCGGTCACGCAGTTCGGGGAGGTTGGCGTAGCAGTCGGGGATCTTGCGCCCATCCGCTTTGTAGATCGGGCGGGCCTGCAGGACGATGTCGCACGCCGAATAGGTGTTGTGCCACCAGAACAGGTTGGCGCAAGTGAAGTTGGGGTTGCGCTTCTTTGCCGTTTCCCAAACCTTCTCGCCGTGGACGAGGTGGTCGCTGCGTTGCCAGAATCGGACTTCGCAGGTGTCGCGGTGGTACCAGCCGTTGCCGACGATGCCGTGTCCCCCGGAACCGTCAACGGGCAAACCCGTGGTCATCGACGCCTGGACGCTGCACGTTACCGCGGGGAAGACGGGTTGCAGGGGGGTGACGCCGCCGGTGGCCTCGGCGTAGGCATGGATGCGCGGCGCGTGCGGCAGCAGCGAGGGCGTGAGCCCCACCACGTTCAACACCGCGATCGTTTGCATCGACTCTGCCATTTAGCTTCCTTTGATCCATCGCTGACCTGCGAGACTCAGCACCGCACACCCCGCGCAGAACACCGACATCGGCCACAAGCCCATCAGCCCGACAAACAACGCATCGACCAGCGCCATCCCCGCGATCATGACGCCGATCCACGAGGCGAGCTTGCCCATGCTCGGCAACGCTTCGCCCCAGGCGATGAGCGTGATGATCAACGTGTAGCACGTAATTGCGAGCACACTGCCCAACACACGCGGGAGGTCGGCGTCGATTCCAACCCCCGCCATAAACGCCGAGGCCGATAGCCAGATCACCAACCCGCGACATACGGGCATGAGCACCAGCCCCGCCCAGCGCCAGCGGTGCAAAAGGTTGTAGCCCAAGATCGCCGCGACCAGAACGCCCGCCCACACCGACACGGCTTGCGGGTAGACGAGGGTGCACGCCCAGCCCAGGGCCAGCATGACCACCCCGCCGATGAATGCTTCTCGCTGCGTAACCCGTCCGCTGGGGATCGGGCGGTTGGGGCGATCCTCTTTGTCGATCGCGACATCGCACGCGTCGTTCAGCACCATTCCGGCGGTGTAGAGCAGGCTCATCCCGACGAGTAGCAGAAACGCCTGGTCAAGCAATCGGCCCAGGTCGCCCCAGCCGATCGGCGGGACCTGGCCGGGGTACTCTTGGCGGAGCGGTTCGAGGAGGGCGACGAACATGCCGACCGACAGGCCGTGCACGACGTTCGACCACACGGTGGGCAGGTTGCTGATGCGCCCGAGGTTGAGCCAGGCCTTGAGGTACTTCCCGATCATCGGCCGTGTTCCGTGAGGACCCACTGCAATTCGTCGCCGATGCCCGCGGCCAGGTCGTCGGTCTGCAGCGATTCGGGCAAGACATCCCAGGCGTAGGTCTCGACCTCGAAGTGGTGCGTCTCGTCCTCGGGTTGGATGGCGGCGAGGTAGTCGCCGATCTGGGATTGGGTCGTGTCGCTCGGGCCGAGCGTGTCGAGGTGGACCGGGACGTGGAAGTGCACCCGCCATTCGCCACGCGGCTGGGGTTGATCCGCGAGTGCATCGGGCAGGTCGAGGTAGCTGTTCACCCGGCCGTCGTCGGTGCGGATCGAGGTCTGGTGGAGGTAGCGGTTTTCGCAGAAGCCGTGGAGCTGAGTCAACGCGGCGGAGCGTGTTTCGGCATCCATCGTGTCGAAGTCGACACGGACCGCCGAGGAGAGTTGGGCCTTGCCGACTTTGATTCCCGCGTCACGGTAGTTCTGCAACGCCTCGGCCTGATCTTCGAACATGACCGCGGCGTGGCAGACGTCGTGGCACACGCGGAGGTACGACAACACGCTCAGGTCGTCCGCGCCGCCGAGCAGGAACTGTTCGAAGAACTGGACGACTCCCGCCGAGGTTTCCAGGATGCAGCCGGGCTCGGGTTCGAGGTCGATGTGGATGTGCTTGCCGGTGTCGAGCTCGATGCGGGCCAGCGTGTGGACGAGCTGCATGAGTTGGTCGGTCGCGGCCTGGGCTTGCTTAGGGTAGTCCTCCGGCCGGCCGCAGAACGACGACGGCCACCCCAAAGGCAAAGTTGAGATCGATCCTTCTTCCGCGTCGTCCGGGAGCAACTCGGCCAGGATCGACGCGAGGCCGAGCGTGTAGTCGTAGCGGTCGCGGTCGGCCCAGTGGGGTAGATACACCTTGCCCTTCATGACGGGTTGATGGAAATCGTCGTAGGGGAAGCCGTTGAACGTGTACGGCAACAGGCCATGCTCGGACAGCCAGGCGCGGAAGTCGGGGATGAGTTTTTCGGCGACGGCGTCCTGCATCGCCTGGGCCGAGAGCCAGAGCCCGACGCCCATCGGCGCATCGGGGCTGACGCGTTGCTTGACCGGCAGGGCGTAACGCTCAAGGTTGGCTTTCATCTGCGCGAACGAAGCGCCCGCGTGGACGTTGGTGCAGTAGCCGAGGATGGTGCCGGAGCCGAGGGCGTCGCGCATTGAGGTATTAAACCACGAAGCGGGGGACAACACGAAGGGTGTTAAGCTCGCGGTCGTCTTGATGGATCGGGGTGGCCGGGGATGAGGCTTGGCGAAACCCAGGAACGGTTTGCGGGGTGCTGAGCTCTTGTCTGTGGTTCCGGGGCATCGCGGACCCTGCCCCGGCCACCCAAAGTTGTGAATGCAAACGTTAGACGCTGAACCGGCCGGACTGGGAAAGGAACGCTTTGGGGTTGGCGAAGGTGATGCGATCGATGAGCTTTTGGGTGTGGCCGCGGGCCTTCATCTCGGCGATGCACTTGGGCACGCTCAGCGGGTCGGAGTGGCCCCAGTCGCCCGCGGAGTTGATCCAGAGGCGTTCGTCGCCGTAGCACTCGACGATGTCCACGGCCCGCTGGGGGGTGCATTTGCTGTCGGGGTAGAGGGTCATGCCCGCCCAGTAGCCCTGGTCAAGCACCATGCCGACGGTGTGTTCTTCGACGTGGTCGATGAGGACGCGCTCGGGGCGGATCCGACCGTCGCGTTTGAGGGCGTCGAGGATGAGCTGGGTGCCTTTGAGTTTGTCTTCGAGGTGGGGCGTGTGGACGAGGATGAGGCGATCGTGCTCGGCGGCGACGGCGATCTGCTCTTCGAGGATGGCCATCTCGTTCTTGGAGTTTTTGTTGAGGCCGATCTCGCCGACGCCCAGGACGTTGGGCTTGTCGAGGAACTCGGGCAGGAGCTGGATGACCTCACGGGCGAAGCCGGGGTCTTCGGCTTCTTTGGGGTTGATGCAGACCCAGGCGTGGTGGGCGATGCCGTGGGCGGCGGCGCGCTTGGGCTCGACCTCGGTGAGCTGGACGAAGTAGTCGTAGAACCCCTGCGGCGAAGAGCGGTCGTAGCCCGCCCAGAACGCGGGCTCGGTCACGGCGACACAGCCGGCCAACGCCATGCGCTGGTAGTCGTCGGTCGTGCGGCTGACCATGTGGATGTGGGGGTCGATGTAGGGCAAGGGCAGGGAGTAGGCAGTAGGGGAGAGCGGCTTAGGGTTGTGGGGCGCCAGAGGCGCCTTTGCCGGGGGCTTTGTCAAGGAGGTCCGTCGTTGGGTCGCTGAGTTGTTCGAGGATTTGGCGGGTGCGGTCGGGTTGGTCGCTGCTGAGTAGCTCGAGGGCGTTGCGCAGGGCGGCGAGGCGGAAGTCGGTGTCGCCTTGGGCGTTTGAACTTCCGGGGGCCCGGTCGCAGCGGTCGAGGAACGCGGCGAGGTCCAGGAGCTTGGCGCGGTACTCGAGGAAGGTGCGGTCGAGCAGGGCGTCGAGGGGCTCGGGGCAGGTTGGTTTTTTAGGTTTGGCCATGGCGGCTGGGGTCAGCGGGTGTTGGCTTGGGTGGCAGAAGTGAGTTCGTCGATGCAGCGTTGCATGAGCGCGGTGTCGATCTCGTGGAGGTCGAGGGGGTCGGCGACGCCGCGGATCATGGTGACGGTGAGTTGGCCGCCGAGGTGTTCGCGGAACTCGTTGAGACCGTCGAGCAGGGCGGGGTTGGTCAGCTCGGGGTGTGCGAGGGCGAAGCCCATGCGGGTGAGCGTGGCTTTGATATCGGTTGCGATTGCGGGAGTGAGCAGGCCGGTGTGGGCGGCGTAGGTGACGTCGAGGGCGAGGCCGATGGCGACGGCCTCGCCGTGGCGGAGCTCGTAGCCGGTGAGTTGTTCGAGTTTGTGGGCCGACCAGTGGCCGAAGTCCAGCGGGCGGGCCGAGAGGTTTTCGAACGGGTCGCCGCCGCCGCCGTCGGCTTTGGATGCGGTGATGTGGTGCAGGTGGAGCTGGGCGGAGCGTTGCCAGACGTCGTCGCTGAGCGTTGAGGTGCGGCGAGCAAGATCCTCGGCGTTGTCTCGGAGCAGCGTGTAGAACTCCGCGTCCTTGAGCAGCGCAACCTTGACCGCTTCCGCGAGGCCGCAGCGCCAGTCGCGGTCGGACAGCGTGTCGAGCAGGGCCAGGTCGTTGACCACGGCGTGGGGCACGGCGAAGGTGCCGATGAAGTTCTTCTTGCCGAACATGTTCACGCCGTTCTTCACGCCGACACCCGAGTCGCCCTGGGCGAGGGTGGTCGTGGGCATGCGGACGAGACGCACCCCGCGGTGGGTGACGGCCGCGGCAAACCCCACCATGTCGAGCAGCGCCCCGCCCCCAATCACCAGCACTGTCGATCGGCGGTCGATGCCCAAACGGTTTATCTCGCCGAGCAGGCTTTCGAGCAGCGACAGGTCGTTCTTGCCTTGTTCGCCCCCGGGCATAGCGCGGAATCCGACGAGACGCGGGAGGCGGTCGGCGTGGTAGGCGACATAACCTTTGAGGTCGCGTTGCAATGTGAGCGTGGACTCGACCAAGCCCTGATCCACCACGACCCACAGCCTCGGCTCGCCCGGCTCGTCGCGCACATCCAGCACCTGGGCGAGCGTAGGGTTACTCACGTCAAACGCTCCGCGGGTAAAACGCACGCGGTGGGGCAACTCAAGATGGACGGTGTGGTCGGTCGGCACAAAAGAATCCGAAGGGAAACCAAACCCTTAGTTTAGTCAGAAGAACCGCGGAGCCGATCCAGGAACTCGAAATAATCGGGGAAGGTTTTTTCGACGCAGCTCGGGTCGTTGATCACCACCTGGCTGCCTTCGCCGCCCGAAGCGCCTAGCCCCGCCACCGAAAACGCCATCGCCATGCGGTGGTCGTCGTAGGTGTCGATCTCGGCGCCGCCCAAACTCTCGAGCGCAGCGGCCACGCCCTCGGCGGGGGGGGTGATCGTGATGTCGTCTTCAATCGTCGTGACCGATGCGCCCAGCTTGATCAGCTCGTTCTCGAGCGCGGCGATGCGGTCGGTTTCTTTGACACGCAGGTTACCGACGTTGCGGATCGTGGTGGGGCGGTCTCCGAACAACGCGACCACGGCCAGCGTCTGGGCCATGTCGGGCATGTCGTTGAGGTCGACATCCACGCCGCGGATCTGGCCGTCCACCGGCGCGGTGATGGTGGTGGAGTCGAGCTTCTGGTCGACGCCGCATCCCATCCGCCCGAGCACATCGCAGAACTCCGCGTCGCCCTGGAGGCTGCGCGAGCCCAGGCCCTCAACGGTGCAACGGCTGCCCGGCACCACGGCCGCGGCGGCGAGGAAATAGCTGGCGTTGCTGGCGTCCGGCTCGATGGGGTAGTCGTAGTGCCGGTACCCGCCCGTTGGCACGTGCACCGCGCGGTAGCCGGTGTCGGCTTCGAACTCGGCGCCGAACTGCTTCATCAGGTTCAGCGTCATCTTGACGTAGGGTAGGCTGGTCACCGGTCCGTCGAACTCGATCTCCAGGCCACGCTGGAGGTACGGCCCGATCATCAGCATCGCCGAGATGAACTGGCTCGACAGCGTCGGCGTGAGCTCGAGGAACCCGCCGTTCATCCCCGGGGGCTCGGCGATGATCTTCAGCGGGGGGTAGCCGTCTTCGCCGAGGTACTCGATGTCGGCTCCGAGTTCGAGCAACGGCTCGACCAGTTCGCCGATGGGGCGCTGCCGCATGCGTGGGATGCCGTCGAGGGTGTACTCGCCCAGGCCCAGGCACAGCGCCGCGGTGAGGAAACGCATGGCGGTGCCCGCGTTGCCCAGGTGCAGCTCGGCCTCGGTGCTGGGGATCGTGCCGTGCTTGCCGCGGATGGTCACGGCGCGGTTGGGCTCGTCGATGTTGAGTTGGAAACCCAGGGCTTCGAGCGCTTCGAGCATCCGCCGGGTGTCGTCGGCAAACAGGACGCCGGTGAGTTTGGACGAGCCCTTGGCCAGCGCGGCGAGCAGCAGGGCGCGGTTGGTCAGGCTCTTGGAACCGGGCGGGCGCAGCGTGACATCGAAGGGATCGAGCCGGCTGATAGGCAGTGATTCAAGCATATTCACAGCAAAAGTTTACCGTTTTCGCCCAGAAGTGTTGTTGACAAAGCTCTGCGTGGATCAACCCTCCGCCTTGCGGAAGACGGCCACGACGTTGGCCACGGGCACGACAAACAGCCGGTTGTCGCCCTCGAAATCGACCGGAATCGCGTCTTTGGGGTTGAACAGCACGCGGTCGTACTGCTCGATGGGGTATTTCTCGTCGACGGCGACCTCGGCCGAGACGGTCACGACCCGGCCGGTGAGGGTGGGGATTTCGATCTTGTCGGGCAGGTGGATGCCGGACTTGGTCTGCTTCTTGTCCTGGTCCTTGCGGATCAGCACGCGCTTCCCGATGGGCTCGACGGTTTCGAGCGGCTGGGGTTTGGAGGTTGGGGTGGATTGACTCATAGCTGAGCTATTTTAGAGCTTTCCCCAGCCGACTTCTAGCGGGCACGTTGTCGCAGCGATGCGGATGTGCTGATCACGACTACATCTGGGGAACAAATTTCGTATCTTGTGCGTTGCTATAGGCACGTGCCGGTCCGTCGCCTCGAAGCGGACGGACTCCGGTTTTGATCGCGGTATCCGAGGCTCCCCATGACCGATTCGTCCCTAGCTCCCCACCAACTTTCCGAGGCGGCCCCTGTGGTGCTCGATCACGTCGGCCCGCTGCGTGAAGTCCTGGGCCAACTCGCCCGGCTCGTCGATCAACTCGACGACACCGCCTACAACACCAAGCCCGTCACAACCTACGGCGGCAGCATCGGCGGCCACGTCCGCCACTGCCTCGACCATGTGAGCGCCCTGCTCTGCGGAACCCATGGCGACCTCATCGACTACGAGGCTCGTGAACGCGGCACCGACATCGAAACCAACCCCGTCTCGGCCTGCTCCGAGCTGCAGCGCCTCGACACGGCTCTGGCCGAGCTGCCCGAAGACGTCGGCCAACTGGAGGTGACCACCTCCATCCTGCTCACCCCGTCGGGCCCCGCGCTCAAAGCCCCGTCGAGCGTGGCCCGCGAACTCGCCTTCGTGCTCAGCCACACCATCCACCACAACGCCATGATCGGCGGCATGGCCAAAGCCCTGGGCAGCGACGTCCCCGCAGACTTCGGCATGGCCCCGGGCACCCTCGAACACCAACGCAAGCGTCAAGCCCAGGCTTGAACACTCGGTCGGGTTACCCGTTCTCATGCCATCCTCCGTCCGGCTAGGATGCTTAGGCTATCCGCCCGCAGGTCTACGCCGCCATGTGCACCGCCACCCTGATTCAAACCGACCCGTCCGCCCCGGCCCTCCGCCTGGTGACCAATCGCGACGAGTTGCACACCCGCCTTCCC
Protein-coding regions in this window:
- a CDS encoding nucleotide pyrophosphatase/phosphodiesterase family protein, which codes for MAESMQTIAVLNVVGLTPSLLPHAPRIHAYAEATGGVTPLQPVFPAVTCSVQASMTTGLPVDGSGGHGIVGNGWYHRDTCEVRFWQRSDHLVHGEKVWETAKKRNPNFTCANLFWWHNTYSACDIVLQARPIYKADGRKIPDCYANLPELRDRLQAELGTFPLFRFWGPLADITSTRWIADAAMRVDQWHQPSLSLVYLPHLDYGLQKLGPDHADIPQHVAEVDAVVGDLLDHYAKRDVRVVLLSEYGIEPTLPQDAAININQMLRGAGLLQVREEDGGELLDPGACRAFAVADHQIAHVYHEPGLELPLIPGCQPVEMEHPRAGNTVLVADPGRWFTYDYWLDESKAPDFARTVDIHRKPGYDPRELFADKGKAAIAWKLLRKKLGFRQLMDVTPLDTDLVRGTHGRINNPSELQPLLIGTGVSETPRPCTDVRGVILDALFGSRGE
- a CDS encoding UbiA family prenyltransferase, which produces MIGKYLKAWLNLGRISNLPTVWSNVVHGLSVGMFVALLEPLRQEYPGQVPPIGWGDLGRLLDQAFLLLVGMSLLYTAGMVLNDACDVAIDKEDRPNRPIPSGRVTQREAFIGGVVMLALGWACTLVYPQAVSVWAGVLVAAILGYNLLHRWRWAGLVLMPVCRGLVIWLSASAFMAGVGIDADLPRVLGSVLAITCYTLIITLIAWGEALPSMGKLASWIGVMIAGMALVDALFVGLMGLWPMSVFCAGCAVLSLAGQRWIKGS
- the eboE gene encoding metabolite traffic protein EboE, whose product is MRDALGSGTILGYCTNVHAGASFAQMKANLERYALPVKQRVSPDAPMGVGLWLSAQAMQDAVAEKLIPDFRAWLSEHGLLPYTFNGFPYDDFHQPVMKGKVYLPHWADRDRYDYTLGLASILAELLPDDAEEGSISTLPLGWPSSFCGRPEDYPKQAQAATDQLMQLVHTLARIELDTGKHIHIDLEPEPGCILETSAGVVQFFEQFLLGGADDLSVLSYLRVCHDVCHAAVMFEDQAEALQNYRDAGIKVGKAQLSSAVRVDFDTMDAETRSAALTQLHGFCENRYLHQTSIRTDDGRVNSYLDLPDALADQPQPRGEWRVHFHVPVHLDTLGPSDTTQSQIGDYLAAIQPEDETHHFEVETYAWDVLPESLQTDDLAAGIGDELQWVLTEHGR
- a CDS encoding TatD family hydrolase — protein: MPYIDPHIHMVSRTTDDYQRMALAGCVAVTEPAFWAGYDRSSPQGFYDYFVQLTEVEPKRAAAHGIAHHAWVCINPKEAEDPGFAREVIQLLPEFLDKPNVLGVGEIGLNKNSKNEMAILEEQIAVAAEHDRLILVHTPHLEDKLKGTQLILDALKRDGRIRPERVLIDHVEEHTVGMVLDQGYWAGMTLYPDSKCTPQRAVDIVECYGDERLWINSAGDWGHSDPLSVPKCIAEMKARGHTQKLIDRITFANPKAFLSQSGRFSV
- a CDS encoding 3-dehydroquinate synthase, with the protein product MPTDHTVHLELPHRVRFTRGAFDVSNPTLAQVLDVRDEPGEPRLWVVVDQGLVESTLTLQRDLKGYVAYHADRLPRLVGFRAMPGGEQGKNDLSLLESLLGEINRLGIDRRSTVLVIGGGALLDMVGFAAAVTHRGVRLVRMPTTTLAQGDSGVGVKNGVNMFGKKNFIGTFAVPHAVVNDLALLDTLSDRDWRCGLAEAVKVALLKDAEFYTLLRDNAEDLARRTSTLSDDVWQRSAQLHLHHITASKADGGGGDPFENLSARPLDFGHWSAHKLEQLTGYELRHGEAVAIGLALDVTYAAHTGLLTPAIATDIKATLTRMGFALAHPELTNPALLDGLNEFREHLGGQLTVTMIRGVADPLDLHEIDTALMQRCIDELTSATQANTR
- the aroA gene encoding 3-phosphoshikimate 1-carboxyvinyltransferase, with protein sequence MLESLPISRLDPFDVTLRPPGSKSLTNRALLLAALAKGSSKLTGVLFADDTRRMLEALEALGFQLNIDEPNRAVTIRGKHGTIPSTEAELHLGNAGTAMRFLTAALCLGLGEYTLDGIPRMRQRPIGELVEPLLELGADIEYLGEDGYPPLKIIAEPPGMNGGFLELTPTLSSQFISAMLMIGPYLQRGLEIEFDGPVTSLPYVKMTLNLMKQFGAEFEADTGYRAVHVPTGGYRHYDYPIEPDASNASYFLAAAAVVPGSRCTVEGLGSRSLQGDAEFCDVLGRMGCGVDQKLDSTTITAPVDGQIRGVDVDLNDMPDMAQTLAVVALFGDRPTTIRNVGNLRVKETDRIAALENELIKLGASVTTIEDDITITPPAEGVAAALESLGGAEIDTYDDHRMAMAFSVAGLGASGGEGSQVVINDPSCVEKTFPDYFEFLDRLRGSSD
- a CDS encoding co-chaperone GroES, with amino-acid sequence MSQSTPTSKPQPLETVEPIGKRVLIRKDQDKKQTKSGIHLPDKIEIPTLTGRVVTVSAEVAVDEKYPIEQYDRVLFNPKDAIPVDFEGDNRLFVVPVANVVAVFRKAEG
- a CDS encoding DinB family protein, which gives rise to MTDSSLAPHQLSEAAPVVLDHVGPLREVLGQLARLVDQLDDTAYNTKPVTTYGGSIGGHVRHCLDHVSALLCGTHGDLIDYEARERGTDIETNPVSACSELQRLDTALAELPEDVGQLEVTTSILLTPSGPALKAPSSVARELAFVLSHTIHHNAMIGGMAKALGSDVPADFGMAPGTLEHQRKRQAQA